Below is a genomic region from Bacillus mycoides.
CATGATAAGATTTTTTCTCAAATTCGCGAATATGAGCCCCTCGGTATACGATATCAATGTCATACTTCTTTTTTCCATAAGTTAATTTTGCTGGCACTGGACTATCTGACCAAATGTCCTTTTTCAATTCCACTAAGTACATTGGATGAACAAAAAAATCATATGAAGGCAGCATATTTTCTCATCCCTTCTCAGTTCTCTTCATTCAATGTATGCGCCTTGTCTTGTCCATACATCCGCTATCATCTATTTATATAAAATTACACTCTTGTCCTGTTCAGAAAGAAGTCGAATCTCATATCATGTTAAGGAAAAAGAATACCTTTTCAATTTAACACTCGATAAGGAGGATTTCTATGAAACGTGATATTAGAAAAGCTGTTGAAGAAATCAAAAGTGCTGGTATGGAGGATTTCTTACACCAAGATCCAAGTACTTTTGAGTGCGATGATGATAAATTCTCTCATCATAAATGTACAACAGGGTGTAAATGTACAACAGGGCGTAAATGTACAACAGGGCGTAAATGTCCAAGAACAAGATGTACTCGCGTAAAACATTGTACTTTCGTTACAAAATGTACTCATGTTAAAAAATGGACGTTTGTTACGAAATGCACTCGTGTGCGCGTTCAAAAATGGACGTTCGTTACAAAAGTTACTCGTAGAAAAGAATGCGTTTTAGTTACAAAACGTACTCGCAGAAAACATTGTACTTTCGTTACAAAATGCATACGCTTTGAAAAGAAATTTTTCTGGACAAAACGAAGTTTCTGTAAAAAATGCGAATTCTTCCCTCACGGACACGGTAGCTCTTGCGATGATGATTGTGATCATGGTAAAGACTGTCACGATGACGGGCACAAATGGAATGATTGCAAAGGCGGACATAAATTCCCATCTTGCAAAAATAAGAAATTCGATCACTTCTGGTATAAAAAACGTAATTGCTAGTTT
It encodes:
- the exsB gene encoding exosporium protein ExsB gives rise to the protein MKRDIRKAVEEIKSAGMEDFLHQDPSTFECDDDKFSHHKCTTGCKCTTGRKCTTGRKCPRTRCTRVKHCTFVTKCTHVKKWTFVTKCTRVRVQKWTFVTKVTRRKECVLVTKRTRRKHCTFVTKCIRFEKKFFWTKRSFCKKCEFFPHGHGSSCDDDCDHGKDCHDDGHKWNDCKGGHKFPSCKNKKFDHFWYKKRNC